The sequence AAAGGTGCTCTCGGGCAGCGCCTTCTGGGACAGGGCCCACGCTTTGATTTGCTCGATGAGGGGGGCCGACTGCTGCTGACGCACGGCGAGCCGATGGGCCAGCGCCTCCTGCTGTGCCGTCCCTTCCAGGGCATGCCAGTCCGGCAAGTCTTCTTCAAGGGCATACAGCTGACCGATGAGTTCCAGCACGTGCGCGCAGGTCGGCTCGAATTTGAGCGCCTCCACGAATTTGCGCCGCACGTGCGCCCAACAGAACGCCAGAGTCGCAGGGGCCGGCCCGTCCGCGCCGGACTTCGTCGCCGTCTGGTAGGCCGCATACCCATCCACCAGCACGACGCCCTTGAAGTCTCCGAGGACCGTCTTGGCGGTGGCCCCCGAGCGGCTGGGCAGAATCCGGTGGTACACCGCGTCCGGGGAGGCCACCGTCCACGCGTACCACTTCTTGCCGGGGCCCTTGTCCAACAGGTACCACAGCGTCTCATCGGCGTGGATGAGCGGCGAGGTAAATACCTCGGCCAGCAGCGCCTCGTCGCTCTTGTTCAGGTGACGGGCCAACGCCTCTATCTGGTCCCACAGCGTCTGTCGCTCCACCACCAAGCCCTCACGCAGGAACATGCGCTGCTGGCGTGCCAGGGGCAGGTGAAAGGCATACTTCTGCAGGGCCACGTGGACGGCAAACTCCACCGAGTAGCGGCCTCCCTCCACCAGCCGAGGCGGGGCAGGCGCCGTCACCGGTGCGCACCCTTGAGGGCAGCGGTACTTCTGGCGGTGCAGCTTGCGCAGCACGAACTGGCGCTCCACCACGGTGACTTCTTCACTGTCCTCGGTCTGCCCCTTCCACTCGTGCAGCGCAGAGCCACACAGGCCACAGAGCTGGTCGGCCTCGTCCAACGGCAGCAGCACCTCTTGGACAGGCAGCTCGGGCTGAGCACGGGGACCATGGCCCTGGGGCTGCTGCGAGCTGTGCCCTGGCTCCCACGGAGGCGACACCTTTCGCTTCTCGCTGGAGGCGCCGAACTGCTGCTGCTGCATCAGCGCCACCTGCTCTTGAAGCTTTTGCAGCTCGCGCTGCAGCAGCACCTGTGCCTCCTTGCCCTTGAGCCGCGCATTCTCCGCCACCAGCTCCTCCAGCCGCCGGTGCAGCCGCTCATTCTCGGCCTGCAGCAGCCGGGCGACCTGCTTGGCCGTGTCCAAGTCTGCTAATTCGTCTATCGGCACCATCCTACTCTACAGGTGCTACGGAGGGCTGCCCACCGCCAGGGTTTTTTCGTCGAACGCGGGAGGCGACAGCTTCCAGCGCCCCGCCAGCTCGCAGCCCTCCAAAAACAGCGACAACTCGGCCACCGTCAGCTCCACCGAGGCGGCTCCTTTGTCCGGCCAGGGCCGGGCAAACCTCCCCTGGAACAGCCGCTTGGTCAGCAGCACCAGCCCCGTCCCATCGAAGTAGAGCACCTTGGCCCGGCGACGGCTTCTGCCCACGAACAGGAACACGTCCCCCTTAAGCACCTGCCCTCCCAACTGCTGCTCCACCAGCGCGCTGAGCCCGTCAAACCCCTTGCGCATGTCCACCGGTGCTGCACACGCGAACACCCGCACCGCTCGGGTGAGCGTCAGCACCCCAGTTTCCGCAGCAACTGTGCTGCGGCCTCCAGGCTCAACCCCTCCACCCGAAAGCCCCCGGGTGCCACCACCGCCAACGGCCCGGCCTGCGCCACGGCGGCCTGCGCCACCGCCGGCCGTCCCGGCTTCTTCGGCTCGGACACCACCACGGGTACCAATCCCTGCGGCTCCGCACCCGCCTTGGCTCTCCGATGCGCCGCTGGCTTGCCCTTCCTCCAGGCTTGCAGCGTCGGCTTCGAGACTCCAAGCGCCGTGGCCGCTGCCTCAAACGTCCCGCCTGTCTCCAGCACATGCGCCACGTACCGCACCGCGAACGCTCTCAGCACCTCGGGGTAGGGCAACGAGCCTTTCTGCCTCCCGGCCCTCAGTCGCTCCACCTCTTGCCGGAACTGCTCCAACTCCTTCTCCATGGACTCCTCCTCGTCTGGAGCCCATGAGGTGTCACACCGGGGAGCACCTCGTCACGACGGGGCACGGCGAACAGATACGTTTTACCGGCGCTGAGCCCGGTGCTTCCCGGGACTTTCACCGGGGCCACCGCTGGCCCACCGCTGGCCCCACCGCTGGTCGCGTCGACGCGGGCCTCGCAGTGAGCGTTACGGGCCTCCTGGCGCGTCCAGGCGGGCCAGACGGGCCACGTCGACGCGCGCCTCGTGGTGCGCGCTCCGGGCCTCCTGGCGCGTCCAGGCGCGCCAGACGCGGGCCAACGTCGGCGCGCGCCTCGTGGTGAGCATCCAGGCAGGCTGGACGCCGGCCACTTCGCGCGGTTCGCCGGTGCGAATCGTGAGGCGAACGCTCAGATCGTCGCCGGTCTCCAGGGCCTCGCGAAGCGTTGGGGCATCACGGCGGGTCAGCTTGCGATCGGGTGGGTGCTCGGCAAGCAGCCGCGGTTCGTGCCGACGCTGGGCATGCGCACGCTCCAGCAACTGGACGAAGCGCTCGCTGCGAAGCCGTTGACCGCGGAGCACCTCGCCGAGGTCGAGGCGATCGCGCCGCGCGGTGCGATCGCGGGCACCCGCTACCCAGCCGCGCACATGGCCGCGCTCGATAGCGAGAAGCGCTAACCCTCTTCGAGAGAAGCACCGAACAAGAGCGTAAGTCGCGGCGTCCGCTCCTTCTTCGCTTCCCCATTCTCCGCTGCCTCAGGCGGTGGGCTCGCTTCTTGTGGCTCCGGCCCTGCATGGCCTCTATCCTGCCTATACGCGGCCTAAGGTCCGCGACCGGTGCCTGGTCATCAACGAGTCGAGGGGGTTGGAAACAATGAGAATCGTCTATGTGT is a genomic window of Hyalangium minutum containing:
- the tnpC gene encoding IS66 family transposase; this translates as MDTAKQVARLLQAENERLHRRLEELVAENARLKGKEAQVLLQRELQKLQEQVALMQQQQFGASSEKRKVSPPWEPGHSSQQPQGHGPRAQPELPVQEVLLPLDEADQLCGLCGSALHEWKGQTEDSEEVTVVERQFVLRKLHRQKYRCPQGCAPVTAPAPPRLVEGGRYSVEFAVHVALQKYAFHLPLARQQRMFLREGLVVERQTLWDQIEALARHLNKSDEALLAEVFTSPLIHADETLWYLLDKGPGKKWYAWTVASPDAVYHRILPSRSGATAKTVLGDFKGVVLVDGYAAYQTATKSGADGPAPATLAFCWAHVRRKFVEALKFEPTCAHVLELIGQLYALEEDLPDWHALEGTAQQEALAHRLAVRQQQSAPLIEQIKAWALSQKALPESTFRKALEYMLELWSGLTVFLHNPRVPLDNNPVERQMRDVVLGRKNHYGSKSQRGTEVAALFYSLIETAKLRGEDPGDYLLRAARAAIENPGTVTLPQGYD
- the tnpB gene encoding IS66 family insertion sequence element accessory protein TnpB (TnpB, as the term is used for proteins encoded by IS66 family insertion elements, is considered an accessory protein, since TnpC, encoded by a neighboring gene, is a DDE family transposase.) produces the protein MLTLTRAVRVFACAAPVDMRKGFDGLSALVEQQLGGQVLKGDVFLFVGRSRRRAKVLYFDGTGLVLLTKRLFQGRFARPWPDKGAASVELTVAELSLFLEGCELAGRWKLSPPAFDEKTLAVGSPP
- a CDS encoding aldo/keto reductase, yielding MDAGHFARFAGANREANAQIVAGLQGLAKRWGITAGQLAIGWVLGKQPRFVPTLGMRTLQQLDEALAAKPLTAEHLAEVEAIAPRGAIAGTRYPAAHMAALDSEKR